The proteins below come from a single Ailuropoda melanoleuca isolate Jingjing chromosome 1, ASM200744v2, whole genome shotgun sequence genomic window:
- the C1H7orf25 gene encoding UPF0415 protein C7orf25 homolog, translating to MSAHSMLCERIAIAKELIKRAESLSRSRKGGIEGGAKLCSKLKAELKFLQKVEAGKVAIKESHLQSTNLTHLRAIVESAENLEEVVSVLHVFGYTDTLGEKQTLVVDVVANGGHTWVKAIGRKAEALHNIWLGRGQYGDKSIIEQAEDFLQASHQQPVQYSNPHIIFAFYNSVSSPMAEKLQEMGISVRGDIVAVNSLLDHPEELQPSESESDDEGPELLQVTRVDRDNILASVAFPTEIKVDVCKRVNLDITTLITYVSALSYGGCHFIFKEKVLTEQAEQERKEQVLPQLEAFMKDKELFACESAVKDFQSILDTLGGPGERERATMLIKQINVVPDQPSERALRLVASSKINSRSLTIFGTGDTLKAITMTANSGFVRAANNQGVKFSVFIHQPRALTESKEVLATPLPKDYTTDSEH from the coding sequence ATGTCTGCACACTCCATGCTCTGTGAACGAATCGCCATAGCCAAGGAACTGATCAAGAGAGCAGAATCACTTTCTCGATCAAGAAAAGGTGGCATAGAAGGTGGTGCAAAGCTGTGCAGCAAATTGAAGGCAGAATTAAAATTCTTACAGAAAGTAGAAGCCGGGAAAGTAGCTATTAAGGAATCCCATTTACAGAGCACCAATCTAACACACCTAAGAGCCATTGTGGAATCCGCAGAAAACTTGGAAGAAGTTGTTAGTGTTCTTCATGTCTTTGGTTACACAGATACCTTGGGAGAAAAGCAGACCCTTGTGGTGGATGTAGTTGCAAATGGTGGTCATACGTGGGTGAAAGCCATTGGCCGAAAGGCTGAAGCTCTCCACAACATTTGGCTGGGCAGGGGCCAGTATGGTGACAAAAGTATCATTGAGCAGGCCGAAGACTTCCTCCAGGCCAGTCACCAGCAGCCAGTGCAGTACAGCAACCCTCACATCATCTTTGCCTTTTACAACAGTGTCTCCAGCCCCATGGCAGAGAAGCTCCAAGAAATGGGCATTTCTGTGAGAGGAGACATAGTAGCAGTTAACTCTCTGTTAGATCACCCCGAAGAGCTCCAACCGAGTGAGAGTGAGTCGGATGACGAGGGCCCTGAACTTTTGCAGGTGACCAGAGTGGACCGAGACAATATTCTAGCAAGTGTTGCGTTTCCAACGGAAATTAAGGTCGATGTGTGCAAAAGAGTAAATCTGGACATTACTACTTTAATTACCTATGTATCTGCTCTCAGCTATGGAGGCTGCCACTTTATCTTTAAAGAGAAAGTGCTTACGGAACAagcagagcaagagaggaaagagcaggTTTTACCACAGCTAGAGGCATTTATGAAGGACAAGGAATTGTTCGCTTGTGAATCTGCTGTCAAGGACTTCCAGTCTATTCTAGATACCTTAGGAGgacctggggagagagagagggccactATGCTGATTAAGCAAATTAATGTGGTGCCAGACCAGCCTTCTGAGCGTGCCTTGAGACTAGTGGCCAGTTCCAAAATCAATAGCCGCTCACTAACAATTTTTGGGACAGGAGACACGCTAAAAGCCATCACAATGACTGCCAATAGTGGTTTTGTCAGAGCTGCTAACAACCAGGGTGTTAAGTTTAGTGTGTTTATCCATCAGCCCAGGGCACTAACTGAGAGCAAAGAGGTTCTAGCCACCCCCTTACCAAAAGACTACACAACTGACAGTGAACACTAA